A genomic window from Pseudanabaena yagii GIHE-NHR1 includes:
- the kdpA gene encoding potassium-transporting ATPase subunit KdpA → MLQGWMQIGITLLLIVAIAPIFGRYIARVFLGQKTFLDKVLTPLENLIFSLSGVQSKVQMTGWQYARAILYSNLVMAIMLFLMIMFQGALPLNPTGLGAPSWDTALHTTISFITNTDQQHYAGETTLSYFTQTLGLGFLFFTSAGTGLAIGIAFIRGLTGRSLGNFYVDLTQSITRILLPISIIGSIIFIAAGVPETLSAPVVVPTLEDANISQAIAIGPVAHFEIIKQLGENGGGFFSANSTHPFENPNGFTNLIQILAMISIPTALIFAYGEIAHNRKQAWLIFGMVFILYVIFIVVVGIGEYQGNPLVNALLGSQSPNLEGKEVRFGWAQSALFAVTTTGTMTGAVNSMHDSLMPSGGFITLSNLFLQIIWGGQGTGTAYLFAYLILAVFVTGLMVGRTPEFFGRKIEKNEVVLTSFLILLIHPIFILIPSAIALAFPDQLAGISNSGFHGLSQVVYEYASAAANNGSGFEGLADTQPASSALWWNLSTSASLLGGRYIPAIALLLLADGISRKQPVAMTTGTLRTDTVLFTSVTAGVILIMGALTFFPVLALGSIAEAFLIARGGG, encoded by the coding sequence ATGCTACAAGGATGGATGCAGATAGGAATTACACTGTTGCTGATTGTAGCGATCGCACCGATATTTGGTCGTTACATCGCACGGGTGTTTTTAGGACAAAAGACATTTCTAGATAAAGTTCTGACACCATTAGAGAATTTGATTTTTAGTCTCAGTGGTGTGCAGTCAAAGGTGCAAATGACGGGCTGGCAATATGCTCGTGCGATTTTGTATAGCAATTTGGTCATGGCGATCATGCTATTCCTGATGATCATGTTTCAGGGAGCATTACCGCTAAATCCTACAGGCTTGGGCGCTCCTAGTTGGGATACCGCCTTACATACCACGATTTCCTTTATTACCAATACTGACCAGCAGCACTATGCTGGTGAAACCACTCTCAGTTACTTCACGCAGACCTTGGGTTTAGGATTTTTATTCTTTACCTCTGCGGGTACGGGATTAGCGATTGGAATTGCCTTTATTCGTGGGTTAACTGGGCGATCGCTTGGTAATTTCTATGTAGATTTAACGCAGTCGATTACGAGAATCCTGTTACCGATTAGCATTATTGGCTCAATTATATTCATCGCCGCAGGTGTCCCCGAAACCCTATCGGCTCCCGTAGTTGTGCCAACTTTAGAGGATGCAAATATTAGTCAAGCGATCGCGATCGGCCCTGTCGCCCATTTCGAGATTATTAAGCAACTGGGCGAAAATGGTGGCGGATTTTTTAGCGCTAATTCCACCCATCCCTTTGAGAATCCCAATGGCTTTACGAATCTGATTCAGATTTTGGCGATGATTTCCATTCCTACGGCGCTAATTTTTGCCTATGGTGAAATTGCCCATAATCGGAAGCAAGCTTGGCTCATTTTTGGAATGGTATTTATTCTCTATGTAATTTTTATTGTCGTGGTAGGAATTGGCGAATACCAAGGCAATCCTCTGGTAAATGCGTTACTTGGTTCTCAAAGCCCTAACCTTGAAGGGAAAGAAGTTCGTTTTGGTTGGGCGCAGTCGGCTCTATTTGCCGTGACCACCACAGGAACGATGACAGGTGCAGTGAATTCCATGCACGATTCGCTGATGCCTAGTGGTGGTTTTATCACTCTGTCAAATCTATTCCTACAAATCATTTGGGGCGGACAGGGAACGGGAACCGCCTATCTATTTGCCTACTTAATTTTGGCGGTATTTGTGACAGGGCTAATGGTGGGTAGAACGCCAGAATTCTTTGGACGCAAGATTGAGAAAAATGAAGTGGTTTTAACGAGTTTCTTGATTTTGCTAATCCATCCAATTTTTATTCTGATTCCCAGTGCGATCGCCTTAGCATTTCCCGATCAGTTGGCAGGGATTAGTAATTCTGGATTTCATGGACTCTCGCAAGTTGTCTATGAATATGCTTCAGCCGCCGCCAATAATGGTTCTGGTTTTGAAGGCTTAGCCGACACCCAACCCGCAAGCTCTGCTCTATGGTGGAATCTCAGCACTTCCGCCAGTTTGTTAGGCGGGCGATATATTCCTGCGATCGCTTTATTACTTCTAGCGGATGGCATCTCACGTAAGCAACCTGTGGCGATGACCACAGGCACATTGAGAACCGATACCGTCCTATTTACTAGCGTTACGGCTGGTGTGATTTTGATTATGGGAGCTTTAACTTTCTTTCCAGTACTGGCACTTGGTTCAATTGCCGAAGCTTTCTTAATTGCTAGAGGTGGAGGTTGA
- the kdpB gene encoding potassium-transporting ATPase subunit KdpB, whose protein sequence is MNNSSIKPMPSGTRDSRKHTPKASMAGLYQRAIRDAFRKLNPKIAVRNPVMFMVWVGTLVTLLVTIDPNLFGNVQADPNQQRLLNGAITIILFFTVVFANFAEAIAEGRGKAQADSLRTTRSDTIARKVLPDGTVQPTSSTELRRGDLVKVAIGEMIPADGEVIAGLASVDESAITGESAPVLKQPGTDIASSVTGGTRVVSDELTIRITADPGQGFIDRMIALVEGAERTKTPNEIALTVLLTVLTQVFLIVVATMTPLANYVNTPTTIAILVSLLVALIPTTIGGLLSAIGIAGMDRVAQFNVIATSGRAVEACGDINTLVLDKTGTITLGNRLADEFIPVNGHRLAEVATVALAASIFDETPEGRSIVQLAEQSGAVLKFDRDQAKGIDFSARTRMSGTDLPDNIEVRKGAVDAIRGFVRSRAGHVPEEFESAYEKVSKLGGTPLGLCQGGDLYGVIYLKDIVKPGLRERFDQLRRMGVRTIMLTGDNQITASVIAKEAGVDDFIAEATPEDKIEVIRSEQAQGKLVAMTGDGTNDAPALAQANVGVAMNSGTQAAKEAANMVDLDSDPTKLIDLVAIGKQLLITRGALTTFSIANDIAKYFAIIPTIFAAAGIGALNIMGLKSPQSAILSALIYNALIIPALIPLALKGVKFRPLTADQLLQRNILLYGLGGVIAPFIAIKFIDILLPIV, encoded by the coding sequence ATGAATAATTCTTCAATAAAACCCATGCCTAGCGGCACTCGCGACTCGCGTAAACATACGCCCAAAGCATCAATGGCGGGACTATATCAACGTGCTATTCGCGATGCGTTCCGTAAACTGAATCCTAAAATTGCGGTGCGAAATCCTGTCATGTTTATGGTTTGGGTTGGGACATTGGTGACTTTGCTTGTCACCATCGATCCGAATCTCTTTGGCAATGTCCAAGCCGATCCCAATCAACAACGGCTTCTCAATGGCGCGATTACGATCATTCTCTTTTTTACAGTGGTATTTGCCAACTTTGCCGAGGCGATCGCCGAGGGACGGGGTAAGGCTCAGGCTGATTCCCTACGCACCACGCGATCGGATACGATCGCTCGTAAAGTTCTGCCCGATGGCACGGTTCAGCCCACAAGCTCTACGGAATTGCGGCGTGGTGATTTGGTGAAAGTAGCGATCGGTGAGATGATTCCTGCCGATGGTGAAGTGATCGCAGGTTTAGCTTCTGTTGATGAATCTGCGATCACAGGCGAATCGGCTCCCGTTCTCAAACAACCGGGGACAGATATCGCTAGTTCCGTTACAGGCGGTACTCGCGTAGTGTCCGATGAATTGACGATTCGGATTACTGCCGACCCCGGACAGGGATTTATCGATCGCATGATTGCCCTAGTCGAAGGAGCCGAGCGCACAAAAACGCCTAACGAAATTGCCTTGACGGTACTGCTAACGGTGCTAACACAGGTATTTCTGATTGTCGTAGCCACGATGACTCCCCTTGCGAATTATGTGAATACGCCCACCACGATCGCAATTCTGGTTTCCCTTTTAGTTGCGCTGATTCCGACGACGATTGGCGGCTTACTCAGTGCGATCGGCATTGCAGGTATGGATCGAGTCGCTCAGTTTAATGTGATTGCCACCTCTGGGCGTGCTGTCGAAGCTTGCGGTGATATTAACACCCTCGTTCTCGATAAAACTGGCACAATTACCCTTGGCAATCGCCTCGCCGATGAGTTTATCCCCGTTAATGGTCACAGACTCGCTGAAGTTGCCACGGTTGCCCTCGCCGCAAGCATCTTTGATGAAACCCCTGAAGGGCGATCGATTGTGCAGTTAGCCGAACAATCGGGAGCCGTGCTTAAATTCGATCGCGACCAAGCTAAAGGCATTGACTTCTCCGCCCGTACCCGCATGAGTGGTACAGATTTACCCGATAATATCGAAGTTCGCAAGGGAGCCGTAGATGCAATTCGAGGCTTTGTGAGATCGCGTGCTGGACATGTTCCAGAGGAATTTGAATCTGCCTATGAGAAAGTCTCCAAACTAGGCGGCACTCCCTTGGGCTTATGTCAGGGCGGCGACCTCTACGGAGTCATTTATCTCAAAGATATTGTCAAACCCGGATTACGCGAACGTTTTGACCAACTGCGGCGCATGGGTGTCCGTACGATCATGCTCACAGGCGATAACCAGATTACTGCTTCCGTAATTGCTAAAGAGGCAGGGGTTGACGACTTCATCGCTGAGGCAACTCCCGAAGATAAAATCGAAGTCATTCGTAGCGAACAGGCTCAGGGCAAACTAGTAGCGATGACAGGGGATGGCACAAATGACGCTCCTGCCTTGGCTCAGGCAAATGTAGGTGTAGCGATGAACTCAGGCACACAAGCCGCCAAGGAAGCTGCAAATATGGTGGATTTGGATAGCGATCCGACAAAGTTAATTGATCTTGTAGCGATCGGTAAACAATTACTGATTACTCGCGGTGCATTGACCACTTTTTCGATCGCCAATGACATCGCCAAATACTTCGCAATTATCCCCACGATCTTTGCTGCCGCAGGAATTGGCGCATTAAATATCATGGGTCTCAAGAGTCCCCAATCGGCAATTCTCTCAGCATTGATCTACAACGCTTTGATCATTCCTGCCCTAATTCCCTTAGCCCTCAAAGGTGTCAAATTTCGACCTCTCACCGCCGATCAACTCCTCCAGCGCAATATTCTGCTTTACGGACTAGGCGGCGTAATCGCTCCATTTATTGCCATCAAATTCATTGATATTCTTCTACCAATTGTTTGA
- a CDS encoding potassium-transporting ATPase subunit F — translation MNKFLSDLWQLALKKKYPKYLFFALCLNLIVAPAVYAANAESFTKFQAYALGLLGIATFAFSIYLFVVMFQPEKF, via the coding sequence ATGAACAAATTTCTGTCCGATCTATGGCAACTGGCTCTCAAGAAAAAATATCCCAAATATCTCTTCTTTGCCCTCTGCCTCAACCTCATTGTTGCGCCCGCTGTCTATGCCGCTAATGCTGAAAGCTTCACCAAATTCCAAGCCTACGCTCTAGGACTTTTAGGAATTGCCACCTTTGCCTTTTCCATCTATCTCTTTGTCGTCATGTTTCAACCTGAGAAGTTTTAG
- the kdpC gene encoding K(+)-transporting ATPase subunit C has protein sequence MNEIIKAIRATLVLWILVAVIYPFGILAIAQLPFLSNQANGSLIRNAQGQIVGSALIGQPFTSDKYFNSRPSTTNYSTVNPQKDDAGILKTGVSGASNLAPSNPDLLNRIKGKSDPDPSKAIAGDIPRLQTAGIKPTADLIYTSGSSLDPHITPEAAKAQIQKVALARKVEPSKLETLIQQNTDRRFLGIFGEDGVNVLKLNLALDSL, from the coding sequence ATGAACGAAATTATTAAAGCTATTCGTGCCACACTTGTTCTCTGGATACTCGTCGCTGTAATTTATCCGTTTGGAATATTAGCGATCGCGCAATTACCATTTCTCTCAAATCAAGCCAATGGTAGCCTCATCCGTAATGCTCAAGGTCAAATAGTTGGTTCTGCATTGATCGGACAACCATTTACCAGTGACAAATATTTCAATAGTCGCCCTAGTACCACCAACTACAGCACCGTTAATCCTCAAAAAGATGATGCTGGTATTTTGAAAACTGGAGTTTCAGGCGCGAGTAATTTAGCTCCTAGCAATCCCGATTTGCTAAATCGCATTAAAGGTAAGTCCGATCCCGATCCTAGTAAGGCGATCGCGGGAGATATCCCAAGACTGCAAACAGCAGGCATTAAACCCACCGCAGATTTGATTTATACTTCTGGTTCTAGTCTCGATCCTCACATCACACCTGAAGCCGCGAAAGCTCAAATCCAAAAAGTAGCTCTAGCTCGCAAAGTTGAACCTAGTAAGCTAGAAACATTAATTCAACAAAATACTGATCGTCGTTTTCTCGGTATCTTTGGCGAAGATGGTGTGAATGTTTTGAAGTTAAACCTAGCCTTAGATAGTTTATGA
- a CDS encoding universal stress protein, producing MIKTHRRGKHKIFIGMSPGVGKTYRMLEEGHRLRAEGIDVVIGLLETHNRIETAEKAKGLELVPRQQITCNSVTLTEMDTDAILKRQPQLALVDELAHTNVPNSEREKRYQDVEILLEAGIDVYSTVNIQHIESLNDTVAKITGIIVRERIPDRILEVADEVVVVDVTPETLQERLRDGKIYAPEKIDQSLNNFFQRRHLIALRELALREIADNIEDDLEAHDQSLSSANPICNIHERVLVCVSTYPNSLQLLRRGARIANYMHAQLYVLFVDDPDRFLTKAESLHIETCERLCKEFEGTFIRVRDGNALKAIVDTAKSYRVTQIVMGESQKSRWQILFKGSLTQRILRLLKNVDIHIISTSKTSDI from the coding sequence ATGATTAAAACCCATCGACGCGGTAAGCATAAAATCTTTATTGGTATGAGTCCGGGAGTCGGGAAAACCTATCGGATGCTAGAGGAAGGGCATCGGCTTCGTGCTGAGGGAATTGATGTGGTCATTGGACTATTGGAAACCCATAACCGTATTGAAACCGCAGAAAAGGCAAAAGGATTGGAACTAGTTCCCCGTCAACAGATTACTTGTAATTCTGTGACTCTTACGGAAATGGATACGGATGCAATTCTCAAACGTCAGCCACAGCTAGCACTTGTAGATGAATTGGCTCATACGAATGTGCCAAATTCTGAACGGGAAAAGCGTTATCAGGATGTAGAAATACTTCTCGAAGCAGGGATTGATGTCTATTCCACTGTAAATATTCAGCATATTGAGAGCCTAAATGACACAGTGGCAAAGATTACAGGCATAATTGTGCGGGAGCGCATTCCCGATCGCATCTTAGAAGTTGCCGATGAAGTCGTTGTCGTTGATGTTACCCCTGAAACCCTCCAAGAACGGCTACGCGACGGTAAAATCTATGCTCCTGAAAAAATCGATCAATCTCTGAATAATTTCTTTCAGCGTCGCCATTTGATTGCTTTACGAGAGTTAGCGCTGCGGGAAATTGCCGATAACATCGAAGATGATCTGGAAGCTCATGATCAGTCATTGTCCTCAGCAAACCCTATTTGTAATATTCACGAACGAGTTTTAGTCTGCGTTTCTACCTATCCTAATTCGCTACAATTACTGCGAAGAGGGGCAAGGATTGCCAACTATATGCACGCTCAGTTATATGTGCTATTTGTTGACGATCCCGATCGCTTTTTGACTAAAGCCGAAAGTTTGCACATTGAAACCTGTGAACGCCTATGTAAGGAATTTGAGGGGACTTTTATCCGTGTGCGTGATGGTAATGCCTTGAAAGCGATCGTCGATACTGCAAAAAGCTATCGAGTCACGCAGATTGTCATGGGCGAGAGTCAGAAATCACGCTGGCAAATTTTATTTAAGGGTTCTCTCACCCAAAGGATTTTAAGGCTTCTCAAAAATGTTGACATTCACATCATTTCCACAAGTAAGACCTCAGATATTTAG
- a CDS encoding cation-translocating P-type ATPase, whose translation MASLHQPIWALSFEEVYESLNTHANGLSQDEARERLEKFGANELPEPVQRPLWLRFLDQLTHFMALLLWVAGILAFISRTPELGWAIWSVIWINGIFSFWQEFQAEKALSALKKVLPMQVKVYRNGELKQIPARELVRGDVMQLEEGDRISADARLISAESLYLDVSVMTGESLPVARNAYPVRLREAVSVRGGKTMLRQGEQPLQEKVNPSEIANLVLAGSTVAAGRAVAVVYSTGAETEFGQVAHLTTVVKRDPSTLEVQVARIVRIITAIAVSMGVLIFLLAYFLVGIEVKESFIFAIGIIVALVPEGLLPTVTLSLAIGVRRMARKNALVRRLSAVESLSATTVICTDKTGTLTKNEMTVRYLWLPTQPDGEADHAITNQNRLIEVTGAGYDPTSGKVHLPADSEIAWKAKILLIGSALCSNARLVHLNAPSRWQEIGDPTEAALLVAAAKAELNLEELQKQFPRLREIPFDSRRLMMTVILNWQSSALWKDELPNLAFTKGAPLEVLKHCHWILRDGEQQELTHDYWQEVVTANDDLAKQGFRVLGLAARRGGQELIDLKAQDLEQNLIFIGLVAMFDPPRDEVPKAIAQCHQAGIKVTMVTGDYGLTAEAIAHQIGLVGDRVRVVTGEGMGHLSDAQLRQVVKYRHGLVFARMSPEHKLRLVQAYKDIGEIVAVTGDGVNDAPALRAANIGVAMGQNGTDVAREAADIVLTDDNFATIVVAIEQGRSVYQNIRKFMTYILASNVAELVPFLAMVIFKIPPALIIMQILIVDLGTDILPALALGTERAELGTMQLPPRAKSKPLLDRSLLLRAYCFLGLIEATLGMFGFFWVWHSYGYDFNSLQAIAPAILSHTTNPEITFIYAQATTMTLAIIVACQDGNVFACRSEQTSIFRIGFFSNPFIWLGIATEWILIISIIEFSPLRQIFATAPLTIWQWSLLLICPPILLGAEELRKSFLRKRKRRIAVP comes from the coding sequence ATGGCATCACTTCATCAACCAATCTGGGCATTATCCTTTGAAGAAGTCTATGAATCCCTCAACACTCATGCCAACGGATTATCTCAGGACGAAGCGAGAGAGAGATTAGAGAAGTTTGGTGCAAATGAATTGCCTGAGCCTGTGCAGCGTCCATTGTGGCTCAGATTTCTGGATCAATTGACCCACTTCATGGCTCTGTTGCTATGGGTTGCAGGAATTTTAGCTTTTATTTCACGGACTCCTGAACTGGGTTGGGCAATTTGGTCAGTCATCTGGATTAATGGAATTTTTAGCTTTTGGCAAGAGTTCCAAGCAGAGAAAGCCTTGTCAGCCTTAAAAAAAGTATTACCGATGCAGGTCAAGGTTTATCGCAATGGCGAACTCAAGCAGATTCCCGCGCGAGAACTGGTGCGTGGCGATGTCATGCAATTGGAAGAAGGCGATCGCATTTCCGCAGATGCCCGTTTAATTTCCGCAGAAAGTCTATATCTCGATGTGTCAGTGATGACGGGGGAATCTCTTCCTGTAGCTCGGAATGCTTACCCTGTAAGGTTACGGGAAGCCGTTTCAGTGCGTGGTGGTAAGACGATGCTCCGCCAAGGGGAACAGCCCTTACAGGAAAAGGTTAATCCCTCAGAAATTGCCAACCTTGTTTTAGCAGGCTCCACCGTGGCGGCTGGTCGAGCCGTAGCCGTGGTTTATTCGACGGGCGCAGAAACTGAGTTTGGACAGGTCGCACATTTGACCACTGTGGTGAAGCGCGATCCCAGCACCCTAGAAGTGCAAGTGGCAAGGATCGTGCGAATCATTACCGCGATCGCAGTCAGTATGGGTGTACTGATCTTTTTATTGGCATACTTTCTCGTTGGCATAGAAGTCAAAGAAAGCTTTATTTTCGCGATCGGTATTATTGTGGCTCTAGTCCCAGAGGGATTATTACCGACTGTCACCTTGTCTTTAGCGATCGGTGTCCGCCGCATGGCAAGAAAGAATGCTTTGGTAAGAAGACTTTCGGCTGTGGAATCTCTGAGTGCTACTACGGTCATTTGCACTGATAAAACAGGCACATTAACCAAAAATGAAATGACAGTGCGTTATCTCTGGCTACCAACGCAACCCGATGGCGAGGCTGATCATGCGATTACCAATCAAAACCGCCTAATTGAAGTCACAGGTGCAGGTTACGATCCCACCAGTGGGAAAGTCCATCTCCCCGCAGATTCCGAAATTGCATGGAAAGCCAAAATTCTGCTCATTGGTTCTGCACTTTGCTCTAATGCCCGTTTAGTCCATCTCAACGCCCCCAGTCGCTGGCAAGAAATTGGAGATCCCACGGAAGCGGCTCTCTTAGTGGCAGCAGCGAAAGCAGAATTAAATTTAGAAGAATTACAAAAACAGTTCCCTCGCCTAAGGGAAATTCCCTTTGACTCGCGCCGCCTCATGATGACCGTCATTTTGAATTGGCAGTCATCAGCATTATGGAAGGACGAACTTCCCAATCTTGCCTTTACCAAAGGCGCACCCTTAGAAGTTCTTAAACATTGTCATTGGATTTTGCGTGATGGTGAGCAACAGGAATTGACCCATGACTATTGGCAGGAGGTGGTCACGGCAAATGATGATTTGGCTAAGCAAGGTTTTCGGGTACTAGGTCTGGCGGCGCGACGGGGTGGACAGGAACTGATCGATCTTAAGGCACAGGATCTAGAGCAAAATCTGATCTTCATCGGTTTAGTTGCCATGTTCGACCCACCTCGCGATGAAGTACCCAAGGCGATCGCCCAATGTCATCAAGCAGGGATCAAAGTCACGATGGTAACGGGAGATTACGGACTTACTGCTGAGGCGATCGCCCATCAAATTGGTCTAGTTGGCGATCGCGTGCGGGTTGTCACTGGCGAAGGTATGGGGCATCTCTCCGACGCACAACTGCGCCAAGTTGTGAAATATCGACATGGACTGGTGTTTGCACGGATGTCCCCTGAGCATAAATTGCGCTTGGTGCAAGCCTATAAGGATATTGGCGAAATCGTGGCGGTCACAGGTGATGGTGTAAATGATGCGCCTGCCCTACGTGCGGCGAATATTGGCGTGGCAATGGGGCAGAATGGCACGGATGTGGCGCGAGAGGCTGCTGATATTGTGCTGACCGATGATAACTTCGCGACGATTGTTGTAGCGATCGAGCAGGGGCGATCGGTATATCAAAATATTCGCAAGTTTATGACCTACATTTTGGCATCCAATGTGGCGGAACTAGTGCCATTTCTAGCGATGGTGATCTTCAAAATCCCCCCTGCTTTGATCATTATGCAGATTCTAATCGTTGATTTAGGAACGGATATTTTGCCTGCTCTCGCCTTGGGAACCGAACGCGCAGAATTAGGAACGATGCAGTTGCCACCCCGCGCCAAATCGAAACCATTGCTCGATCGCTCTTTGTTATTACGCGCTTACTGTTTCTTAGGACTCATCGAGGCAACCTTAGGGATGTTCGGATTCTTCTGGGTATGGCATAGCTATGGCTATGACTTTAACTCCCTGCAAGCGATCGCCCCTGCCATTCTTTCCCATACTACTAACCCAGAAATCACTTTCATTTATGCTCAAGCAACCACTATGACCTTAGCGATCATCGTAGCTTGTCAAGATGGTAATGTTTTTGCCTGTCGTTCCGAGCAGACTTCGATCTTCCGAATCGGTTTCTTCTCTAATCCTTTCATCTGGTTAGGAATTGCCACAGAATGGATCTTGATTATCTCAATCATTGAATTTTCGCCCCTACGCCAGATCTTTGCGACTGCTCCCTTGACTATTTGGCAATGGTCACTCTTGCTAATCTGTCCTCCGATTTTGCTAGGTGCAGAGGAACTTCGCAAATCGTTCCTTCGCAAGCGTAAGAGACGGATCGCTGTTCCATAG